The Pungitius pungitius chromosome 13, fPunPun2.1, whole genome shotgun sequence genome includes the window ACCCAAAGCCCGTTTTCTGCCTCCCGAGGTGACTCATGAAGTGGAGCATAACAGTCGAGCGGCTAAATTTagactgtgtctgtgtggttggCGTTCAGTACCTTCCTGGAGAGTCTCCTTTTAATCTCTTGCTTGGCTTCTTGCTCCTCTGCTTCATTCTTCTCTGCTtacgggaagaaaaaaacacaacagtcacTTCACAACAAGTGCGTCTgcaacaagctgctgctgctactccTAAACAGCACCATCTGGTTTGCTTTAGTGAAACGTGCCCGTGGCTGTGAAACAGTGGGATTGCCTTAACAAAGACAACAAGGCGAAAGGGGGATTGACCTCCTTCGATTGCTTCTGGAGAGAGAATGAAACATGCGAGTCGAATCCGTAACGCATTCTCTCCAGTGGCGTCTTCATAATATTTACTGCACGCTCAGTTACTGAATCCATTTGGGGAGGTAGACGTGGTTCCCGCAATCGGGCTAAATTTCAATTTCTCTGAAATTGGAAGAAAAGTCCTAAACATTCGGGGAGTTTAAGGCTGCATATTAGGCTTAATATCCCGACCCGTTATTTGTTAATGGTGAATGAAGTCTAGTGACTCAATTAGCAGCGACTGCGCACACTTTGATTCCTGTGTATGTTACTATTTAAGTTTCCATCATTCATCAGCGGGGGCTCGTGGACTTACGCTTGAGGATGTTtctctgctccagctcctccgtGGTGGGTCTTTGGCTCAAGCTCCTGTAAAGACCAAACTGGGTTCACACGAGACTGAACAACATTTCACTCACTTTGCATctcaaaaaatacaaatctaaTTCCTTCTTTTATACTAAGCAACTATGCAGTTATGATATAAATATGGTTCAACTTATTATATTTAACGTAGGCCTTTATACTCATTTTATTCCACACACTTTTCTTGTTATTATTCCAGCTGTTCTGcctcttaaagaaaaaaaaaacaaacgaaaCTGGAGGACAGATATTTAAAGTGCATTATTTGTACCAGTGCACATCCCACAACTACACAACGTGCGCACCTGACTAGTTTGGAGCCGATCAGCTGGCGCCGCTCATGTCTCTCCGTCTCAGAGCTCCGCGGCAGAAtgtttttctcctccagctcccgctTGCTGGGACGGTTCCCCAGCTTGATGTTCAAGGTGTCTCGCCGGCGGATCTTGACGGCGAGCGCGCCTGCAACACAAAGGCACCCGGGCGGTGAGAAGCTGGTCTCGCAGGCTTCTGGACCACAGAGATGCCCAAACGCTCAATCGAACCCTACGACACCCTCAGAGGTCGGAGGTCACCGCGACGTCCATGGCGTACGAGGGCAGGTGACCGACCGAGCGCTCACTCACATGAAAAAACACGAGCCGGGCGCTGCTCGTTCCTTCTGGTTTTAGATCAGTgtttacaaaacaaacagaacacgCTCTCGAGCAAAGTTAGTAGGAGCGAGGTCACGGGGGCTTCTCTGAAATGCTGCTACGGGTGCAAAGTAGAGCGGCGTACTGGTGGTGtactcgtcttcctcctcgtcctcctcgtctcggTAGAGGATGGGTCCGTCGGAGTCGGAGTCGCTGGTCTGGCTGCTGTCTCCGGGCCTGTCGGGGATCACCGTCACCAGGGCCCGCTCCGTGTTCACGCTGAGCCCCGCCGGCCTCTCGCCGTGGCCCTCGGCGCacctgcaaggggggggggggggggggggggaaaccatcACGAGACAGCGTGACCACGCACGTCCCAAAGGGGATTGCTATGATAAAAATAACAATGGTAATGTAAATAAGGACAAAATATCCAAAAAAATGGCTGGCCCATGAGACAACCACCTCAcacgtacacactcacacatacacactcacaggaGCTTTACACAACAGATTGCATTGCAGCAcggctaacacacacacacacacacacacacactttacaccgcAAAACCCGTAACCTTATTTTCGTTTAGTTGGTTTTGACAACATCTCATCTCGATCCTATCGTGTTACCAAATGTGTCCTTTCTTGTCTGTTGTTACCAGTCAACTCTCGCTTTAATTTGTTGAACTGGAAAAGAATCCTGAGATCTGACAATTATTCTATTGCCCGCAATAAATCGAAAAACCCAAATATGTGTCCGGCCATCCTCTGAGTGCGTGTCCTACGACAGCAGGCGTGGTGATGGACTCCAAGAAGTATGACAAACATAAGGAATGTTTCACCGGCTCTCACGTCCGCACCACATTTTTACCTCGGGCTGCTCTCCCCCGGGGGCTCTTCTGCCCCGCCCTCCCCTCTCGTCGTTCTCCCCCGTTTCTCCCCCTGCGCGTCGCCGCCCGTCTCCCCCACGTTGAAGGAAGTGTCCTCCGTGGCCGTGTTGACGTGGGGGGGCTGGGCGGCGGGCTCCTCGCCCGCGGCCGAGGCATCGGGAGTCCCCCCCGCCTCTTTGCCCGGGGCTTTGGACGAGGCCGCCTTGGCGCTCGGAGTCTCCGCGGGGGCCTTTTGGGGAGGGGTCGATTTCCGCTTCGTCCTCGCATCGGTGCCCTCCGTCTGCGCTAAAGCGTCCTTAGATGCACGGGAACGAGGGGTGGAGTTGGagttggaggtggaggtggagttttttgctgttttctttAGATGGGAGGTTTTGGCTGAGGaaaaacagagaagagaaagagagaagtgaAATATTAGACATTTTAACTGCACCAATTTCATCCCACAGAAGACGGTTTTAACACCATCTATAAAGATTTACTAGTATTTAGTGCAACTTAAATTATTAATCTTGTTTTGCactaaacacatttcaaattatttcataaatatacagtaaataacgaagaagaaaaaaaggtgtaTGGGGGAATAAATGCTACTTTTTATCCCATCAGACAGAAGATATATTGAAGAGTAACGACCACACCGAcatcaaatcattaaaaaaaaagcatgagcATTAGAATGACTATTACTCATTAAACCTGCCTAGAAAATGGAATGCCTGAAGTCAAATTGAAACAGTCCTTTAAATGTCTTTGAGGAGGCTCGGTGTGCTGGTAGAAAGCAGCCGAAGGAAACGAAGAAACAAAGAACTTTAAATGTTATGAAAATACCAAGAAAACAACTGTCCCAATTTTCCAATAACTCAAAATAAATTACACAGATGCCTCCAGAAAAGACGGCATGAACATCACATGCAAGGGTGCGCAGCTTAGTTCCGCCATGCTGGAGGTTCATgtagtacacaaacacacaaaacgcgcacacacacacacgcacacttacaCAGAATAACGGAATTGATCACGCCCGAGCATCATGCCTGCAATCAAAACCACTTGTCAGATCTCAGTCAGACTGCTGTGtgcttagacacacacacacacacacacacacacacacatacacacgcgcgcatgcacacatgcacagaatgGGCGTTTACAAAAGCTGAAAAAATAGACTGCTTCTGCTTTTTCAGAAACGGAAATATCACACACTCTTTACAGCTACTGACATTCCACTGGACATGTGTTGTAatgaagaggacacacacacacacgcacacactactACAGACAGAAGCTTGCCTTTACTCTTACAACACATGACGCCGCGGGGTCACCCTTCAAACACTGACATGAGCACATTTTCCATGCAGGGCGGCGAGCAGGAACGCCGACGGCCTCCGTCCCGAACGCGCTGAACTTACCGACACCGCGACTAGTGTTGTTAGTGCTCCGTGGGTTAGCTTTAGCCTGAGTGGACGGGCCTGTCTTGCCTGCGGCTTTGGCGGCCTTTTTAGCCCCCTTGGCCGTGGACGCAGAGCCACCCGCCGGTTTGGAGGAGGCGGGCAGAGAGGGGCTCTGCGTTTTTTTAGCTTGAGCGTCCCGGGGTTGCGCCTGCTTTGCCCGGGCGGCGGGTTTAGCATCGCACCTTTCTGAGCACAGCAGTGGAGGCAGGGGGTGTTGAGAGGTTAAGGTGTGGACAGAAAGCAAGGTGAAGGATGCACATTCGGGGGGGCGAACAGATGCACAAATGTTGACGTTGGAAAGGAaaagcagagaaagagacagcgATAGATGAGTTGCACAGAGATGCCGCTTGATTAGTTAGTCTTTTTATGTAGATGTATCAACATGAAGATGCATCCAGTTTGGGATATTAAAATACccattaaccccccccacactgtgAAGGCATGTTTGTTGctactgctgctgtttgttgccTGTGCCTCTCTGATTATGGACAAATGGCTCCGGGTTCAATGCTAACAGGGTTGAGATGAGAACAGCACAACACTTAGGCAGCAGCAGACAGAAGGTCCTGAGGTCGATGGAGGCATTAGCAGGCGGCTACTGATCCGCTCTGCAGGCCGATACAATGGAAATATCTATCTGAATCCCAGTCAGAGGACCCACTAAAGGATTCGACCCCTAGCCgaggaaatgaaaaggaaatacaAAGGAAAAGActtcaaagaaaaaagcatCTAAAAAGAAGCGACGTGAGTTCAAGTGTACTCATCGTTGTTCTCTAGTGAATGGATTAATAACACTCTGGATACAGAATATCTCCATGTTCCATGAAAGAAAATTATACCTGGACACCAAATATTTCTTTATGCTTGAAGCATGAAACCAATTACGGGTATTCATGATGAAACAGGAGTGAAAGAGCCTCTTTGTAACTATTTCCTAAGCTTTTTTTTCACTACAAAGATGCAAATGTGCAAATATCGTTTGTCTTTTGGGGCTTTCAGACTGAAACGATTCGGCCCATCTATGACTTTTAAATCCAAGAACAAGACAAACACTGACAATAGGGGGAACTGCTCATGTAAGTTTATAGCAAACAAGAGAGAAACTGTTATTCCAGGGCTGAAGTGTCAGTTCAGGCGAAGGTGAAGGACACCAACGAGCCCTAAAGGGTGTTGCAAACGGCTGGCGTTAAGACGCCGCGTGACTCATCCGCGTTACCCGCTTTGTCCTCAGAGCCGTCGGGTCCGGTGGCCTTTTGGTCCGGCGCCGCCTCCGGGGACTCGATGTCAACTTTAACCTCCTCTGACGTCACGCCAGACGTGGCGTGGCCGTTCAGATTCTCGCTGCCGACCGTCTCGTCTGTGAGAGATGAAGTTTTGCTTTAGacacatttttagaaaaaacaGCTCAAGCTCAAGTGTGAAGGTTCAACGCaacgaatgaatgaaggaaggaACACGTGAGTGCACGATCACACGGACCTTGGTCGAGGATGAGAACTCCTTTTTTGATGAGCTCCTCCCTCGTTTGTCTGGTGGAGATTTTTCTCTCCAAAACTGAAAGAGCAACAAGAAGAGGCAACCTTGAACTTGTCTTTTGGATCCAGCAAACATTTCACACGGAATTCCAAGAAAGCATTACGCAACAGCTACTTTCCTCTTCTCATTGCTGAATGCCTCGGGTCACCGCCACACAGTCACAGATGAGGATCTGAGCCgcttctgcccccccaccccaccccgtgAACTAACTGCAGTGGTGTTCTTTGTCATATACGCGAGTGAAAATGCTGTTTATTGGTGGGACGGAACCCACCTTTGGAGAGATCCTGGAACTTGtcgctggtcttcttcttcctccacttccAGGGTTTGAACAGCTTCCCGAGCGACGACAGCTTGCCTCGTTGCTGCCGTGCCGCGGGGGCATTCTGGGTAATGGCGGCGCCGTCCACCACCACGTCACAGCTGGCCAGCGACGCCGATTTCTCCAGCCCATCAACTAcgagaaaaaatacaaaaacgaCAGGACATCAGCACCGCGGAACAAACACAAGCGGTTCTCTGGATGCATGGAGATAATGCGTCACACA containing:
- the phactr2 gene encoding phosphatase and actin regulator 2 isoform X4; translated protein: MEGEDEDSHPEMKHFALPWPLPRLRSFSDACGFRSRVLIRLRGSRSVDGLEKSASLASCDVVVDGAAITQNAPAARQQRGKLSSLGKLFKPWKWRKKKTSDKFQDLSKVLERKISTRQTREELIKKGVLILDQDETVGSENLNGHATSGVTSEEVKVDIESPEAAPDQKATGPDGSEDKAAKTSHLKKTAKNSTSTSNSNSTPRSRASKDALAQTEGTDARTKRKSTPPQKAPAETPSAKAASSKAPGKEAGGTPDASAAGEEPAAQPPHVNTATEDTSFNVGETGGDAQGEKRGRTTRGEGGAEEPPGESSPRCAEGHGERPAGLSVNTERALVTVIPDRPGDSSQTSDSDSDGPILYRDEEDEEEDEYTTSALAVKIRRRDTLNIKLGNRPSKRELEEKNILPRSSETERHERRQLIGSKLVRSLSQRPTTEELEQRNILKQKNEAEEQEAKQEIKRRLSRKLSVRPTVAELVERRILCFNEYVEVTDAKDYDRRADKPWTRLTPSDKAAIRKELNEFKSREMEVHEDSKKFTRFHRP
- the phactr2 gene encoding phosphatase and actin regulator 2 isoform X1, which translates into the protein MEGEDEDSHPEMKHFALPWPLPRLRSFSDACGFRSRVLIRLRGSRSVDGLEKSASLASCDVVVDGAAITQNAPAARQQRGKLSSLGKLFKPWKWRKKKTSDKFQDLSKVLERKISTRQTREELIKKGVLILDQDETVGSENLNGHATSGVTSEEVKVDIESPEAAPDQKATGPDGSEDKAERCDAKPAARAKQAQPRDAQAKKTQSPSLPASSKPAGGSASTAKGAKKAAKAAGKTGPSTQAKANPRSTNNTSRGVAKTSHLKKTAKNSTSTSNSNSTPRSRASKDALAQTEGTDARTKRKSTPPQKAPAETPSAKAASSKAPGKEAGGTPDASAAGEEPAAQPPHVNTATEDTSFNVGETGGDAQGEKRGRTTRGEGGAEEPPGESSPRCAEGHGERPAGLSVNTERALVTVIPDRPGDSSQTSDSDSDGPILYRDEEDEEEDEYTTSALAVKIRRRDTLNIKLGNRPSKRELEEKNILPRSSETERHERRQLIGSKLVRSLSQRPTTEELEQRNILKQKNEAEEQEAKQEIKRRLSRKLSVRPTVAELVERRILCFNEYVEVTDAKDYDRRADKPWTRLTPSDKAAIRKELNEFKSREMEVHEDSKKFTRFHRP
- the phactr2 gene encoding phosphatase and actin regulator 2 isoform X3 is translated as MEHDVDGLEKSASLASCDVVVDGAAITQNAPAARQQRGKLSSLGKLFKPWKWRKKKTSDKFQDLSKVLERKISTRQTREELIKKGVLILDQDETVGSENLNGHATSGVTSEEVKVDIESPEAAPDQKATGPDGSEDKAERCDAKPAARAKQAQPRDAQAKKTQSPSLPASSKPAGGSASTAKGAKKAAKAAGKTGPSTQAKANPRSTNNTSRGVAKTSHLKKTAKNSTSTSNSNSTPRSRASKDALAQTEGTDARTKRKSTPPQKAPAETPSAKAASSKAPGKEAGGTPDASAAGEEPAAQPPHVNTATEDTSFNVGETGGDAQGEKRGRTTRGEGGAEEPPGESSPRCAEGHGERPAGLSVNTERALVTVIPDRPGDSSQTSDSDSDGPILYRDEEDEEEDEYTTSALAVKIRRRDTLNIKLGNRPSKRELEEKNILPRSSETERHERRQLIGSKLVRSLSQRPTTEELEQRNILKQKNEAEEQEAKQEIKRRLSRKLSVRPTVAELVERRILCFNEYVEVTDAKDYDRRADKPWTRLTPSDKAAIRKELNEFKSREMEVHEDSKKFTRFHRP
- the phactr2 gene encoding phosphatase and actin regulator 2 isoform X2, encoding MGQTAVSAASQPAGVDGLEKSASLASCDVVVDGAAITQNAPAARQQRGKLSSLGKLFKPWKWRKKKTSDKFQDLSKVLERKISTRQTREELIKKGVLILDQDETVGSENLNGHATSGVTSEEVKVDIESPEAAPDQKATGPDGSEDKAERCDAKPAARAKQAQPRDAQAKKTQSPSLPASSKPAGGSASTAKGAKKAAKAAGKTGPSTQAKANPRSTNNTSRGVAKTSHLKKTAKNSTSTSNSNSTPRSRASKDALAQTEGTDARTKRKSTPPQKAPAETPSAKAASSKAPGKEAGGTPDASAAGEEPAAQPPHVNTATEDTSFNVGETGGDAQGEKRGRTTRGEGGAEEPPGESSPRCAEGHGERPAGLSVNTERALVTVIPDRPGDSSQTSDSDSDGPILYRDEEDEEEDEYTTSALAVKIRRRDTLNIKLGNRPSKRELEEKNILPRSSETERHERRQLIGSKLVRSLSQRPTTEELEQRNILKQKNEAEEQEAKQEIKRRLSRKLSVRPTVAELVERRILCFNEYVEVTDAKDYDRRADKPWTRLTPSDKAAIRKELNEFKSREMEVHEDSKKFTRFHRP